A single genomic interval of Helianthus annuus cultivar XRQ/B chromosome 13, HanXRQr2.0-SUNRISE, whole genome shotgun sequence harbors:
- the LOC110902242 gene encoding putative disease resistance protein At3g14460 has product MAETLANELLKVLVKKMTDEAFKRVARAHGIYNELKELKKTLSRIQDLLQDASQKEVTHKSVKEWLNALQHLAYDIDDVLDDVATEAMHRELTLQEPAASTSKVRKLIPSCCTNFSLTHRLSPKLDRINRELENLEKRKTDLGLLKIDEKPRNTSRRSETSLPERDVVGREVEKEQLLKKLLGDDGSSQDNFSVLPIVGMGGVGKTTLARLLYNDTKVQDYFEHKAWVCVSDDFDIFKITDAILQDVTKENKKFTDLNQLQKALTEQFKDKRFLLVVDDVWSENYGDWENLVRPFLSCAPGSRIIMTTRKEQLLKQIGFHNVDRLKSLSNEDALRLFAVHALGVDNFDSHTTLKPQGEGIVKKCGCLPLALKAIGRLLRTKTDREDWDDVLNSEIWDVEIGNATESGKDVENSDKIVPALRISYHELSADLKQLFAYCSLFPKDFLFDKEELVSLWMAEEFLNPSKSPERLGREYFEILLSRSFFQHAPNDESMFIMHDLMNDLATFVAGEFFLRFDNHTKTKTEALAKYRHMSFTREEYVGYQKFEAFKGAKSLRTFLAVSLGVDKGWGYCYLSSKILDDLLLELTLLRVLSLSHFKISEVPDSIGTLKHLRYLNLSRTKIKELPENVGNLYNLQTLIVSECWDLTQLPKSFLNLKRLRHFDIRGTPLEKLPLGIGELESLETLTNIIIDGDDGFAINELKGLTNLHGEVSIEGLHKVQSAKHAREANLSLKKITGLELQWVDVFDGSRMDTLEEEVLNELKPNNDTLKTLSVVSYGGTQISNWVGDRSFHELVNVSICGCKKCKSLPPFGLLPSLKRLQIQGMDEVKIIGLELTGNDVNAFRSLEVLRFQDMSGWEGWSTINEGSAAVFTCLKELYVKNCPQLILVSLQALPSLKVLEIDTCGDGVLRSLVQVASSVTKLEITCVSGLTYEVWRGVIRYLKEVEELSIRGCSEIKYLWKSETEASKLLVRLKELRLFYCSGLVSLEEKEEDDNFGSSTGLLSLRRLYVDSCSSIKRLCCPNSIESLYIENCSVITDVYLPKEGGGNKLKSLRISNCDKLQGKINYTSMPMLETLDIYRWENLRSISELSNSTHLTSLDVMRCPHIVSLPELQLSHLTRLSIIGCKRLVSLPELKNLALLKHLEIRGCPGIDVSIHGGGWPPKLVTLTTGGLKKPISEWGYQNFPASLVKLTLYGEPDVRDFSQSSHLFPSSLTSLKIRECDNLESLSTGLQHLTSLQHLGIYSCPKVKDLPETLLPSLLSLRIEYNCPKLKGRCEGRGSHYWPRISHIPCIEIED; this is encoded by the coding sequence ACGTACTCGACGACGTGGCGACTGAAGCTATGCATCGTGAGCTCACCCTGCAGGAACCTGCAGCATCCACCAGCAAGGTAAGAAAGCTCATCCCATCATGCTGCACAAATTTCTCACTAACTCATAGGCTGTCTCCCAAGTTAGATAGGATTAACAGAGAGTTAGAAAATCTAGAAAAACGAAAAACGGATCTAGGTTTGCTTAAGATTGATGAAAAGCCAAGAAATACTAGTAGAAGAAGCGAAACCTCTTTGCCAGAACGCGATGTTGTCGGAAGAGAAGTTGAGAAAGAGCAATTGCTTAAAAAGTTGTTGGGGGATGATGGGTCATCTCAGGATAACTTTAGCGTCTTACCTATAGTTGGTATGGGTGGGGTTGGAAAAACCACTCTCGCTAGACTTTTGTATAATGATACAAAGGTGCAGGATTACTTTGAACACAAGGCATGGGTTTGTGTTTCAGATGATTTTGATATATTCAAGATAACTGATGCTATCCTTCAAGATGTTACTAAAGAAAACAAGAAATTTACAGATCTAAATCAGCTTCAAAAGGCTCTCACTGAGCAATTTAAGGACAAACGATTTCTACTAGTAGTTGATGATGTGTGGAGTGAAAACTATGGGGATTGGGAAAACCTAGTGCGCCCATTTCTATCATGTGCTCCTGGAAGTAGGATAATCATGACAACTCGTAAGGAGCAATTGCTCAAACAGATAGGTTTTCATAATGTAGACCGTCTCAAGAGTTTGTCGAATGAAGATGCATTGCGTTTATTTGCAGTACATGCATTGGGGGTAGATAACTTCGACTCACACACGACACTTAAACCGCAAGGTGAAGGTATTGTGAAAAAGTGTGGTTGTTTGCCTTTGGCTTTAAAGGCAATTGGAAGGCTTTTAAGGACGAAAACAGATAGAGAAGACTGGGATGACGTGTTGAATAGCGAGATATGGGATGTAGAAATTGGTAATGCCACTGAAAGTGGTAAAGATGTGGAAAACAGTGATAAGATTGTTCCGGCACTTAGAATAAGCTACCATGAACTTTCTGCAGATTTGAAGCAGTTGTTTGCATACTGTTCCTTGTTCCCGAAAGACTTTTTGTTTGACAAGGAGGAGTTGGTATCATTATGGATGGCAGAAGAGTTTTTGAACCCGTCCAAGTCACCAGAACGCTTGGGCCGTGaatattttgaaattttattatCAAGGTCATTTTTCCAGCATGCACCTAATGATGAATCAATGTTTATCATGCATGATCTGATGAATGACTTGGCCACTTTTGTTGCCGGAGAATTTTTTCTAAGGTTTGACAATCATACAAAGACAAAGACAGAAGCTTTGGCAAAATATCGCCATATGTCATTTACTCGCGAGGAGTATGTAGGTTACCAAAAGTTTGAGGCATTCAAAGGAGCCAAAAGCTTGAGAACATTTTTAGCAGTATCTCTCGGTGTGGATAAAGGTTGGGGCTATTGTTACTTATCCTCTAAGATTTTGGATGACTTACTTCTAGAGTTAACATTGTTAAGGGTCCTTTCTTTAAGTCATTTTAAAATAAGTGAGGTACCGGATTCCATTGGTACTTTGAAACACTTGCGGTATCTTAACTTATCTCGAACAAAAATAAAAGAGTTACCGGAGAATGTTGGTAACCTTTATAATCTACAGACATTAATTGTTTCTGAGTGTTGGGACTTAACCCAGTTGCCTAAAAGCTTCTTAAATCTTAAAAGGTTACGACATTTTGACATAAGAGGTACTCCGTTGGAGAAGCTGCCATTGGGGATTGGTGAATTGGAAAGCCTTGAGACTCTCACCAATATCATCATTGATGGAGATGATGGCTTTGCAATAAATGAGCTCAAGGGATTAACAAATCTCCATGGGGAAGTTTCCATTGAGGGATTGCACAAAGTGCAAAGCGCAAAGCATGCACGAGAGGCGAACTTATCTCTAAAAAAGATTACTGGATTAGAGCTGCAATGGGTTGATGTGTTTGATGGCTCACGAATGGATACACTTGAAGAGGAAGTTCTCAATGAGCTGAAACCTAATAATGATACGTTGAAAACGCTTTCAGTCGTGTCATACGGGGGAACACAAATTTCAAATTGGGTTGGTGATCGCTCTTTTCATGAGTTGGTTAATGTGTCAATATGTGGTTGTAAAAAATGCAAATCTCTACCCCCATTTGGGTTGCTCCCTTCACTTAAGAGGTTGCAGATTCAAGGCATGGATGAGGTTAAAATCATAGGTTTGGAATTAACGGGAAATGATGTTAACGCCTTCCGTTCACTTGAAGTTCTAAGATTTCAAGATATGTCTGGATGGGAGGGGTGGTCAACTATAAATGAGGGTTCAGCAGCAGTGTTTACGTGCCTTAAAGAGCTTTATGTAAAGAATTGTCCACAATTGATTCTTGTCTCACTTCAAGCACTGCCTTCACTCAAGGTTCTTGAAATTGACACATGTGGTGATGGTGTTTTGAGAAGTCTGGTTCAGGTAGCTTCTTCAGTCACTAAATTGGAAATAACTTGTGTATCAGGGCTTACATATGAGGTGTGGAGAGGAGTTATAaggtatcttaaggaagttgaaGAATTAAGTATCAGGGGATGTAGTGAAATAAAATACTTGTGGAAATCAGAAACAGAGGCAAGTAAGCTGCTTGTGAGATTAAAGGAATTGAGATTATTTTATTGTTCAGGTTTGGTAAGTTTAGAAGAGAAAGAGGAGGATGACAATTTTGGGAGCAGCACCGGCCTGTTATCTCTTAGACGTTTGTATGTAGATTCTTGTAGTAGCATAAAGCGATTATGCTGTCCAAATAGCATTGAGAGTTTGTATATTGAAAATTGCTCAGTTATTACAGATGTCTACCTCCCAAAAGAAGGAGGAGGGAATAAGCTCAAATCACTTCGTATAAGCAATTGTGATAAACTTCAGGGAAAAATCAACTACACAAGCATGCCAATGCTTGAAACCCTAGATATTTATAGATGGGAAAATCTAAGATCAATCAGTGAATTGAGTAACTCCACTCACCTCACCAGCCTGGATGTAATGCGATGCCCACATATCGTGTCACTTCCAGAGCTTCAGCTATCACACCTCACCCGTTTGTCAATTATTGGTTGTAAACGTCTGGTGTCATTACCTGAGCTAAAGAATCTCGCCTTGTTAAAACATCTGGAAATCAGAGGGTGTCCAGGTATTGATGTTTCCATTCATGGTGGGGGTTGGCCTCCCAAACTGGTTACGCTTACAACAGGGGGGTTGAAAAAGCCCATCTCAGAATGGGGCTATCAGAATTTCCCAGCTTCCCTTGTTAAACTAACGTTATATGGTGAACCTGATGTGAGGGATTTTAGTCAATCGTCTCACCTTTTCCCTTCTTCTCTTACATCTCTGAAGATAAGGGAATGTGATAATCTGGAATCACTATCAACGGGACTCCAACACCTCACATCCCTTCAACATCTGGGCATCTACAGCTGCCCAAAGGTGAAGGATCTACCAGAGACACTGTTACCTTCACTTTTGAGTTTGAGAATAGAGTATAATTGCCCAAAATTGAAAGGAAGGTGTGAAGGAAGAGGATCCCACTACTGGCCCCGAATCTCTCATATCCCCTGCATCGAAATAGAAGACTAA
- the LOC110900176 gene encoding bZIP transcription factor 68, protein MGSQENDGSPVKEANDSANETHPTSQEQPSGNAMGAVPPDWTGFQAYSPMPPHGYLASSPQPSPYMWGVQHFMPPYGTAPHPYVMYPHGGLYAHPSMPPGSYPFSPYAMPSPNGVAEASVNIAVSMEANGKSPEGEEKLPIKRSKGSLGSLNMNTGNNNESSKNGSYPKSGESNNQYRMPKYQKKLF, encoded by the exons ATGGGAAGTCAGGAGAACGATGGATCGCCTGTTAAGGAGGCAAACGATTCCGCAAATGAAACTCACCCAACATCCCAG GAGCAGCCCTCAGGCAATGCCATGGGAGCGGTCCCACCTGATTGGACCGGATTTCAG GCTTATTCGCCTATGCCTCCACATGGTTACTTAGCATCAAGCCCTCAACCTTCTCCCTACATGTGGGGGGTTCAG CATTTTATGCCACCTTATGGTACCGCACCTCATCCATATGTTATGTATCCTCATGGTGGCTTATATGCTCATCCATCTATGCCTCCG GGGTCATATCCTTTTAGTCCATACGCAATGCCCTCTCCAAATGGTGTTGCCGAGGCTTCT GTTAATATAGCTGTCAGTATGGAAGCAAACGGCAAGTCACCAGAAGGGGAGGAAAAACTTCCGATTAAAAGATCAAAGGGTAGTCTCGGTAGTTTGAATATGAATACCGGCAACAACAATGAATCCAGCAAAAATGGATCTTATCCTAAGAG CGGTGAGAGTAATAATCAGTACCGAATGCCGAAATACCAAAAAAAGCTG TTTTAA